A genomic window from Vigna radiata var. radiata cultivar VC1973A chromosome 2, Vradiata_ver6, whole genome shotgun sequence includes:
- the LOC106755798 gene encoding BTB/POZ domain-containing protein At3g56230 isoform X1, which yields MHHIKNGDKWQLCFQLVILWKKGISIFFIFLLRFKKAEDMDCCVCTTMPLILRPPRNTICGACYEGVRSIINMMSNFETEKVKPVVANPNPNPSPVSRRNSNYSFSLQTLDDCIRWCSEHLEQFNQQKEDLVFLRGFVAAFKEQIHTDILVIPGRHGPPIPAHKSVLAARSEIFKNMLECDECKEAPSKSITIPDVKHEELECLIEFLYSGSLGEEKLEKHVYALSQAADKYVIPHLLKHCEGYLLRSLSTCNALETLEIADTCSNQKLKETTLDFLVKNIDRVVSSPKFEAFVHRSPHLTVQLVTMAFANAAK from the exons ATGCATCATATAAAGAATGGAGATAAATGGCAGCTCTGCTTTCAATTAGTAATTCTTTGGAAGAAGGGAATATCgatcttcttcatctttctgCTGCGATTTAAGAAGGCAGAGGACATGGATTGTTGTGTGTGTACAACTATGCCACTGATACTAAGGCCTCCGAGGAATACAATATGTGGAGCATGTTACGAAGGAGTAAGGAGCATAATCAACATGATGAGCAATTTCGAAACTGAGAAAGTAAAACCAGTAGTGGCCAATCCAAATCCAAACCCTTCTCCAGTTTCACGAAGAAATTCGA ATTATTCTTTCTCTCTGCAGACACTCGATGATTGTATAAGATGGTGTTCAGAGCATTTAGAACAGTTTAATCAGCAGAAGGAAGACTTGGTTTTTCTGCGAGGCTTTGTTGCAGCCTTCAAAGAACAGATTCACACAGACATATTGGTCATTCCAGGCAGACACGGTCCACCTATACCTGCACATAAGTCCGTTTTG GCTGCAAGATCAGAAATATTTAAGAACATGCTAGAGTGCGATGAATGCAAAGAAGCACCGAGTAAGAGCATAACTATACCCGATGTGAAGCACGAAGAATTAGAGTGTCTTATTGAGTTTCTGTACAGTGGAAGCTTGGGTGAGGAAAAATTGGAGAAACATGTGTACGCGCTGTCACAAGCAGCGGATAAGTATGTGATCCCACATTTGCTGAAACACTGCGAAGGGTACCTGCTGAGGTCGCTAAGCACTTGTAATGCCCTTGAGACACTGGAGATTGCGGACACTTGTTCCAACCAGAAGTTGAAGGAGACAACCTTGGATTTCTTGGTTAAGAACATTGACCGTGTTGTGTCATCACCTAAATTTGAAGCTTTTGTTCACAGGAGCCCACACCTCACCGTGCAACTCGTTACAATGGCCTTTGCCAATGCTGCTAAATAA
- the LOC106755798 gene encoding BTB/POZ domain-containing protein At3g56230 isoform X2: MHHIKNGDKWQLCFQLVILWKKGISIFFIFLLRFKKAEDMDCCVCTTMPLILRPPRNTICGACYEGVRSIINMMSNFETEKVKPVVANPNPNPSPVSRRNSSKTLDDCIRWCSEHLEQFNQQKEDLVFLRGFVAAFKEQIHTDILVIPGRHGPPIPAHKSVLAARSEIFKNMLECDECKEAPSKSITIPDVKHEELECLIEFLYSGSLGEEKLEKHVYALSQAADKYVIPHLLKHCEGYLLRSLSTCNALETLEIADTCSNQKLKETTLDFLVKNIDRVVSSPKFEAFVHRSPHLTVQLVTMAFANAAK, translated from the exons ATGCATCATATAAAGAATGGAGATAAATGGCAGCTCTGCTTTCAATTAGTAATTCTTTGGAAGAAGGGAATATCgatcttcttcatctttctgCTGCGATTTAAGAAGGCAGAGGACATGGATTGTTGTGTGTGTACAACTATGCCACTGATACTAAGGCCTCCGAGGAATACAATATGTGGAGCATGTTACGAAGGAGTAAGGAGCATAATCAACATGATGAGCAATTTCGAAACTGAGAAAGTAAAACCAGTAGTGGCCAATCCAAATCCAAACCCTTCTCCAGTTTCACGAAGAAATTCGAGTAAG ACACTCGATGATTGTATAAGATGGTGTTCAGAGCATTTAGAACAGTTTAATCAGCAGAAGGAAGACTTGGTTTTTCTGCGAGGCTTTGTTGCAGCCTTCAAAGAACAGATTCACACAGACATATTGGTCATTCCAGGCAGACACGGTCCACCTATACCTGCACATAAGTCCGTTTTG GCTGCAAGATCAGAAATATTTAAGAACATGCTAGAGTGCGATGAATGCAAAGAAGCACCGAGTAAGAGCATAACTATACCCGATGTGAAGCACGAAGAATTAGAGTGTCTTATTGAGTTTCTGTACAGTGGAAGCTTGGGTGAGGAAAAATTGGAGAAACATGTGTACGCGCTGTCACAAGCAGCGGATAAGTATGTGATCCCACATTTGCTGAAACACTGCGAAGGGTACCTGCTGAGGTCGCTAAGCACTTGTAATGCCCTTGAGACACTGGAGATTGCGGACACTTGTTCCAACCAGAAGTTGAAGGAGACAACCTTGGATTTCTTGGTTAAGAACATTGACCGTGTTGTGTCATCACCTAAATTTGAAGCTTTTGTTCACAGGAGCCCACACCTCACCGTGCAACTCGTTACAATGGCCTTTGCCAATGCTGCTAAATAA
- the LOC106755903 gene encoding uncharacterized protein LOC106755903 isoform X1, with the protein MVSKEQKRAALHEKLQLLRSLTNSHALNKTSIIIDASKYIQELKQKVEELNQDLANAQTSTDQNTLPMVTVETTEKGFVIDVFSAKSCPGLFVSILESFEEMSLNVLEARATCTDTFRFHAVGGKVRQYFNEEEGKNIDARAVKQAMRQAIKNWSQNAEQK; encoded by the exons ATGGTTTCTAAAGAGCAAAAGAGAGCAGCACTGCATGAGAAGCTGCAACTTCTTCGTTCTCTTACTAACTCTCATGCA CTAAACAAAACATCGATCATAATAGATGCGTCAAAGTATATCCAGGAATTAAAGCAAAAGGTGGAAGAATTGAATCAAGACTTAGCCAATGCACAAACTTCAACTGACCAAAATACTTTGCCTATG GTCACAGTAGAAACCACGGAGAAGGGTTTTGTTATTGATGTTTTTTCAGCAAAGAGTTGTCCTGGTCTGTTTGTTTCGATATTGGAGTCATTTGAAGAGATGAGTCTTAATGTGCTTGAAGCTAGGGCTACTTGTACGGACACGTTTCGATTTCATGCTGTTGGAGGAAAAGTAAGACAATATTTT AACGAAGAAGAAGGTAAGAATATTGATGCACGAGCTGTGAAACAGGCAATGAGACAAGCAATAAAGAATTGGAGCCAAAATGCTgaacaaaagtaa
- the LOC106755903 gene encoding uncharacterized protein LOC106755903 isoform X2, which translates to MVSKEQKRAALHEKLQLLRSLTNSHALNKTSIIIDASKYIQELKQKVEELNQDLANAQTSTDQNTLPMVTVETTEKGFVIDVFSAKSCPGLFVSILESFEEMSLNVLEARATCTDTFRFHAVGGKNEEEGKNIDARAVKQAMRQAIKNWSQNAEQK; encoded by the exons ATGGTTTCTAAAGAGCAAAAGAGAGCAGCACTGCATGAGAAGCTGCAACTTCTTCGTTCTCTTACTAACTCTCATGCA CTAAACAAAACATCGATCATAATAGATGCGTCAAAGTATATCCAGGAATTAAAGCAAAAGGTGGAAGAATTGAATCAAGACTTAGCCAATGCACAAACTTCAACTGACCAAAATACTTTGCCTATG GTCACAGTAGAAACCACGGAGAAGGGTTTTGTTATTGATGTTTTTTCAGCAAAGAGTTGTCCTGGTCTGTTTGTTTCGATATTGGAGTCATTTGAAGAGATGAGTCTTAATGTGCTTGAAGCTAGGGCTACTTGTACGGACACGTTTCGATTTCATGCTGTTGGAGGAAAA AACGAAGAAGAAGGTAAGAATATTGATGCACGAGCTGTGAAACAGGCAATGAGACAAGCAATAAAGAATTGGAGCCAAAATGCTgaacaaaagtaa
- the LOC106777148 gene encoding amino acid transporter AVT6C — protein sequence MSPTVGVSAPLLGESNGAVQPASVPGAVFNVATSIVGAGIMSIPAIIKVLGVVPAIAMIIVVAVLAELSVEFLMRFTHSGETTTYAGVMREAFGSSGALVAQACVIITNVGGLILYLIIIGDVLSGKQDGGEVHLGILQQWFGIHWWNSREFALLFTLVFVMFPLVLYKRVESLKYSSAVSTLLAVAFVGICSGLAIFALVQGKTQTPRLFPGLDNQTSFFDLFTAVPVVVTAFTFHFNVHPIGFEFAKPSQMTTAVRLALLLCAAIYITVGLFGYLLFGDSTQSDILINFDQSNDSVVGSVFNTLIRVSYALHIMLVFPLLNFSLRSNIDEVLFPNKPMLATDNKRFMILTVVLLVFSYLAAIAIPDIWYFFQFLGSTSAVCLAFIFPGSIVLRDACGIATKRDKIIALIMIILAVVTSVLAISTNIYNVFSSKS from the exons ATGTCTCCGACCGTGGGAGTCAGCGCCCCACTATTGGGCGAGTCCAACGGAGCGGTGCAGCCGGCCTCCGTCCCCGGTGCGGTATTCAACGTGGCGACGAGCATAGTCGGCGCCGGAATCATGTCAATTCCGGCGATAATAAAGGTTCTTGGTGTGGTTCCCGCTATCGCCATGATTATCGTTGTGGCCGTGCTAGCGGAACTCTCTGTCGAGTTTCTCATGCGCTTCACGCACTCCGGCGAAACGACGACGTACGCCGGCGTCATGAGGGAAGCGTTCGGGTCGTCGGGAGCGTTGGTCGCACAAGCTTGCGTCATCATCACCAACGTTGGGGGCTTAATTCTTTACCTGATCATCATCG GGGATGTGCTATCTGGAAAGCAAGATGGAGGTGAAGTGCATTTGGGTATTCTGCAGCAGTGGTTTGGTATTCATTGGTGGAATTCCAGGGAATTTGCCCTTCTCTTCACTCTGGTCTTCGTCATGTTTCCATTGGTATTGTACAAACGTGTAG AGTCCTTGAAGTACAGTTCAGCAGTGTCAACTCTTCTTGCAGTGGCATTTGTTGGCATATGTAGTGGGTTGGCTATTTTTGCACTGGTGCAAGGAAAAACGCAGACTCCTAGATTGTTTCCTGGGTTGGACAACCAAACCTCATTCTTTGATCTATTTACTGCAGTTCCTGTTGTTGTCACAGCTTTCACATTTCATTTTAACG TGCATCCAATTGGGTTTGAGTTTGCCAAGCCATCTCAAATGACAACAGCAGTTAGATTAGCATTATTGCTTTGTGCTGCGATCTACATTACAGTAGGCCTATTTGGGTACCTATTATTTGGGGATTCAACACAATCAGACATTCTAATCAATTTTGACCAGAGTAATGATTCTGTGGTTGGTTCCGTGTTCAATACTTTGATCCGTGTAAGCTATGCGCTCCACATCATGCTTGTGTTTCCTCTCTTGAACTTCTCATTGAGATCCAACATAGATGAAGTTCTCTTCCCCAATAAGCCTATGCTAGCCACAGACAACAAAAGATTCATGATCCTCACCGTGGTGCTGCTTGTATTCTCCTACCTTGCTGCTATAGCAATCCCAGATATTTGGtacttctttcaatttcttgGATCAACATCGGCAGTGTGCCTTGCCTTCATTTTCCCTGGCTCTATCGTTTTACG GGATGCATGTGGTATAGCAACGAAAAGGGATAAAATTATTGCACTGATAATGATTATACTGGCCGTGGTNACAAGTGTGCTTGCCATTTCCACCaacatatataatgtttttagtAGCAAGTCATAA
- the LOC106755774 gene encoding uncharacterized protein LOC106755774, which yields MVSVDNGILNPKDEIEECNGSKVKEFVSIDISTTRETFLSSEDSQRKVEEGTLSSSVSNRINFLKFGSASAKFKRLAIERDKVSISVPSPRSKGLEARFRGMLALKLDGGSVKKMCVEWIKSPVNMALFVWITCVAISGAILFLVMTGMLNGVLPKKSQRNAWFEINNQILNALFTLMCLYQHPKRFYHLVLLIRWKPNDISKLRNLYCKNGTYKPHEWKHMMVVVILLHVNCFAQYAVCALNLGYKRSERPAIGVGICMSFAIAAPAVAGLYTILSPLGKDYDCDTDEEVQLREKPCEKKYSFASKDQQRFVENRPKWSGGILDIWSDISLAYLSLFCTFCVFGWNMERHGFGNMYVHIATFMLFCMAPFWIFILASVNIDDDNIRLALGAVGIVLCFLGLLYGGFWRIQMRKRFNLPAYDFCFGKPSASDCTLWLCCSWCSLAQEARTGNNYDLVIDKFSRKQTDDTGNQPSISPLAREDVVSTNSGTSSVSGNSSPFILKTNVLKEDYRADSIVEKENCERGDDGTMNPPDPIFIQRE from the coding sequence atGGTATCGGTTGATAACGGGATTTTGAATCCCAAAGATGAAATTGAGGAATGTAATGGCAGTAAAGTGAAGGAGTTTGTTTCTATAGATATTTCAACTACTCGAGAAACATTTCTGAGCAGTGAGGATTCCCAGAGAAAGGTTGAAGAAGGCACTTTAAGTTCTTCTGTTTCTAATAggataaattttcttaaatttggtTCGGCATCTGCCAAATTCAAGAGGCTTGCTATTGAGAGAGACAAGGTTTCAATATCTGTGCCTTCTCCTCGTTCAAAGGGCCTAGAAGCACGTTTCAGAGGCATGCTTGCTCTGAAACTTGATGGGGGTTCAGTCAAGAAGATGTGCGTAGAGTGGATTAAAAGTCCAGTGAACATGGCCCTTTTTGTGTGGATCACATGTGTTGCTATTTCGGGTGCAATTCTGTTCCTGGTCATGACAGGCATGTTGAATGGTGTGCTTCCGAAGAAGTCTCAGAGAAATGCATGGTTTGAAATAAATAACCAAATACTCAATGCATTGTTTACACTCATGTGCTTGTATCAACACCCTAAGAGGTTCTACCACCTTGTTCTTCTCATCAGATGGAAACCAAATGACATCTCTAAACTTAGAAATTTGTACTGCAAGAATGGTACTTACAAGCCCCATGAGTGGAAACATATGATGGTAGTGGTTATTCTCCTTCATGTTAACTGTTTCGCCCAATATGCAGTTTGTGCTCTAAACTTGGGTTATAAAAGATCTGAGAGACCCGCCATTGGAGTTGGAATATGTATGTCTTTTGCAATTGCTGCTCCTGCGGTTGCTGGTCTGTACACCATTCTCAGTCCACTTGGAAAGGACTATGACTGTGACACGGATGAAGAAGTACAGCTGAGAGAGAAACCATGCGAGAAGAAGTATTCATTTGCATCAAAAGATCAACAAAGATTTGTTGAAAATAGACCAAAGTGGAGTGGAGGAATACTTGACATTTGGAGCGATATTTCCTTAGCATATCTCTCACTTTTCTGCACCTTTTGTGTCTTTGGGTGGAATATGGAGAGACATGGCTTTGGAAACATGTATGTCCATATTGCAACTTTTATGCTATTTTGTATGGCACCTTTCTGGATTTTCATTTTGGCTTCCGTTAACATAGATGATGACAATATTAGGCTGGCTCTGGGAGCTGTTGGAATCGTTCTTTGTTTTCTTGGTTTACTGTATGGTGGATTTTGGAGGATCCAAATGAGAAAGAGGTTCAACTTACCTGCCTATGACTTCTGTTTTGGCAAACCTTCAGCTTCTGATTGCACACTTTGGCTATGTTGTTCTTGGTGCTCTCTTGCTCAAGAAGCAAGAACAGGAAATAACTACGATCTTGTGATAGATAAGTTCTCCAGGAAACAAACTGATGATACTGGCAACCAACCTTCAATCTCACCTTTGGCTAGGGAAGATGTAGTATCAACCAACTCTGGCACAAGTTCAGTGAGTGGCAACTCTTCACCTTTTATATTGAAAACCAATGTGTTAAAGGAAGATTATAGAGCAGATAGTATTGTAGAAAAAGAGAATTGTGAAAGAGGTGATGATGGAACAATGAATCCACCGGATCCTATATTCATACAAAGAGAGTGA
- the LOC106753479 gene encoding wound-induced protein 1 encodes MRMLTGDSTAETFRFVPQSIAAFGSTVLVEGCDTTRNIAWVHAWTVADGIITQVREYFNTALTVTRFEASGEIVPASSGTGRFPCVWESSVSGRVGKSVPGLVLAI; translated from the coding sequence ATGCGCATGCTCACCGGCGATTCCACCGCCGAAACCTTCCGATTCGTTCCGCAATCCATCGCCGCCTTCGGCTCCACTGTCCTCGTCGAGGGCTGCGACACCACCCGTAACATTGCCTGGGTTCACGCCTGGACTGTCGCGGATGGGATAATTACTCAGGTGAGAGAGTACTTTAACACTGCCCTCACCGTCACCCGCTTCGAAGCTTCCGGCGAGATTGTTCCCGCAAGCTCCGGCACCGGCCGCTTTCCTTGTGTGTGGGAGAGCAGCGTATCGGGTCGGGTCGGGAAATCCGTGCCCGGTTTGGTTCTTgcaatataa
- the LOC106755755 gene encoding uncharacterized protein LOC106755755 — protein sequence MGKYLESAARLEELSRIVSSAKPNIRPKGTLPRSPSRVVTPRSATPIGVKVELAKKMEPLEECRTPLAKVVADCAKRWFQDTLKEAKAGDTGMQVLVGQMYNSGYGVPRDPQKGHVWISKASRNRNSVWKVCGKRPGYRASDSDSCDQENKDKSRP from the exons ATGGGAAAATATCTTGAATCTGCGGCGAGGCTGGAGGAGTTATCGCGGATTGTGTCATCTGCGAAGCCCAATATCAGGCCGAAGGGGACGCTACCCAGATCGCCCAGCCGTGTGGTCACTCCTCGAAGTGCGACCCCAATTGGTGTTAAGGTCGAGCTTGCCAAAAAGATGGAACCTTTGGAAGAATGTCGAACACCCCTCGCCAAGGTTGTTGCCGATTGCGCCAAGCGGTGGTTCCAGGACACCCTCAAGGAGGCCAAGGCTGGGGACACTGGCATGCAGGTTTTGGTGGGTCAAATGTATAACTCTGGCTATGGTGTTCCAAGGGATCCCCAAAAg GGACATGTTTGGATTAGTAAAGCGTCAAGAAATCGAAATTCAGTATGGAAAGTGTGTGGTAAACGGCCAG GTTACAGAGCAAGTGATTCAGATTCATGTGATCAGGAGAACAAAGATAAATCACGTCCTTAA